In Synechococcus sp. PCC 6312, one genomic interval encodes:
- a CDS encoding co-chaperone YbbN: MKSVSEINFNQEVIQSHLPVVVSFWAPWCGLCRLIEPILQQIQANGTIPLKVVRINADENFHLARQYRLQSLPTLLFFEGGELRERFDPQSVQGDLRAAVQQLVESVRCQPCLQKD; this comes from the coding sequence GTGAAATCTGTTAGTGAAATAAATTTTAATCAAGAAGTTATTCAATCTCATCTTCCAGTTGTTGTTAGTTTTTGGGCCCCTTGGTGTGGGCTGTGCCGGTTAATTGAACCTATCCTCCAACAGATTCAGGCCAATGGGACGATTCCTCTTAAAGTCGTGCGGATTAATGCGGATGAGAATTTTCACCTGGCCCGTCAGTATCGCCTCCAAAGCCTCCCTACTTTGCTATTTTTTGAAGGGGGTGAACTTCGAGAGCGGTTTGATCCCCAATCCGTTCAGGGTGATCTCCGGGCGGCTGTTCAACAACTGGTTGAATCTGTTCGCTGCCAACCTTGTTTGCAAAAGGATTAG
- a CDS encoding NnrU family protein, which translates to MDYTHTWLAPSQGIMVGWLLMFAIAHSGLAALRLTLEKQVGARLYRIGFALVSLTLAVAMIGYFLAHRYDGVQLWQLQNVPGIPGLVWLLSAISFLFLYPATFNLLEIAAIQKPQVHLYETGIIRITRHPQLWGQIIWCLAHTLWLGTSFTLITSLGLIAHHCFGVWHGDRRLELRYGPAFLAIKARTSVIPFLAIFQGRQTLVIQEFFKLAYIGVAIFIGLFWWAHPWLYRAGSAIHW; encoded by the coding sequence GTGGATTATACGCATACATGGTTAGCCCCATCTCAGGGGATCATGGTTGGTTGGCTACTCATGTTTGCCATTGCCCACAGTGGCCTGGCGGCATTAAGACTGACCCTTGAAAAGCAAGTAGGCGCAAGACTTTATCGGATCGGCTTTGCCTTAGTCAGTCTCACCCTAGCCGTGGCCATGATTGGTTATTTCTTAGCCCATCGCTATGACGGGGTGCAACTGTGGCAACTCCAAAATGTACCGGGGATACCTGGCCTGGTATGGTTACTTTCCGCCATCTCATTTCTATTTCTCTATCCAGCTACCTTCAATCTCCTCGAAATTGCCGCCATCCAAAAACCCCAAGTCCATCTCTATGAAACTGGAATTATCCGCATTACCCGCCATCCGCAACTCTGGGGGCAAATTATTTGGTGTCTGGCCCATACCCTTTGGTTGGGAACTTCGTTTACCTTGATTACCTCCCTTGGCCTGATTGCCCACCATTGTTTTGGGGTGTGGCATGGGGATCGCCGTCTTGAACTCCGCTATGGGCCGGCCTTTTTAGCGATTAAGGCGCGTACTTCTGTTATTCCGTTTCTGGCAATTTTTCAGGGTCGGCAAACATTGGTCATCCAGGAATTTTTCAAACTTGCCTATATTGGCGTTGCGATTTTTATCGGCCTATTTTGGTGGGCCCATCCTTGGCTTTACCGTGCAGGATCCGCCATACACTGGTAG
- a CDS encoding IS630 transposase-related protein has product MAYSADLRKKAIEAVAHGAVKAQLCKTLNISRNTLDLWINQYLETGSFAPRSYHHQRREPKIKDIGKFKDFVLKNSDKTQEQLAKLWGDNLNQQDVSRALKRLNITRRTQARRNKKKT; this is encoded by the coding sequence ATGGCTTACAGTGCTGATTTACGAAAAAAAGCAATAGAAGCAGTTGCTCATGGAGCAGTCAAGGCTCAACTCTGTAAGACTCTTAATATTAGCCGAAATACTCTTGATCTATGGATTAACCAATATCTGGAAACGGGTTCTTTTGCACCGCGTTCCTATCATCATCAACGCCGAGAACCCAAAATCAAAGATATTGGTAAGTTTAAGGACTTTGTTCTCAAAAATAGTGATAAGACTCAAGAGCAACTGGCAAAGTTGTGGGGCGATAATCTTAACCAACAGGATGTGAGTCGTGCCCTCAAGCGTCTCAACATTACCCGTAGAACCCAGGCCAGACGCAATAAGAAAAAAACCTAA